The Pseudomonas nunensis genome includes the window CAGTTGCTGGAAGTCATCAAGGATGCGCAAGGCCCAACGCTGCACCCGCTCGCCGTCTTCGGTCAGGGCGATGCGGCGGCTGGTGCGATGCAGCAGGCGGGTGCCAAGGGTGGTTTCGAGAATCTGGATACGTTTGCTGACATAAGCGGGGGACAGGCCCAACTCATCGGCGGCTGCAGCGAAACCGCTTTTGCGGATGACGGTGAGCAATACACGCAAGTCTTCGGGTAGAGGCACGGTGTCTTTCTTGGTGGTCATGGCAGAACGAGCACTGGCGGCATGAGCCGCCAGCATAGCATCGGTGTGTGGGCTTTCTATTCAGCGGAAAGCTTGGCGGCGGCCCGGGCATGTCGGCCACGCTTGAGGGCGATCGGCGCCATTTTGCTGCGGTCCAGTTCACCTTCCCATGCTGCCACCACCAGGGCGGCCACCGCGTTGCCGATGATGTGGTCAGGGATCGGCACTCGGCCATGAATCGGTCAACGCCGAGGATCAACACCATCGCCGCCACGGGCACGGTCGGCACTACCGCCAGACTTGCCGCCAGTGCGACAAAACCGGCACCGACCACCGCACCCGCACCTTTGGATGTGAGCATCGCCACCGCCAGCAAGGTCAATTGCTGCTCCAGCGTCAGGTCGATATTGGTCGCCTGAGCGAGGAACAACACCGCCAGGGTCATATAGATGTTGGTGCCGTCCAGATTGAAGGTGTAGCCGGTCGGCACCACGATGCCGACCACGCCCTTCGACGCGCCGAGGCTTTCCAGTTTCTGGATCAGCTGCGGCAGCGCCGATTCGGAAGAACTGGTGCCGAGCACGATCAACAGTTCAGCCTTGATGTACGCCAGCAACTTGAAAATGCTGAACCCGGCATACCGGGCGATGCTGCCCAGCACACAGGCTACGAAAATAAACGCGGTCAGGTAGAAAGTGCCGATCAGTTTCAGCAGCGGCAGCAACGAGCCGAGGCCGTACTTGCCGATGGTGAACGCAATCGCGCCAAACGCACCGATTGGCGCCACGCGGCTGATGATGCCGACGATGCGGAAAAACACCTCGCTGGCCTGATTGATGATGCCCACCAGCGGCCGGCCCTTTTCCCCGACCATCACCAGCGCAATCCCGAACAGCACTGAAACGAACAGCACCGGCAGAATTTCCCCCTGGGAAAACGCCTCGAAAAATGTGGTCGGAATCACATGCAACAGAAACCCGGTCACGCCTTCGCCGTGTTGTGCCTGGCCGACGAAACCGGCGATGGCCGTTGAATCCAGCGTCTTCACGTCGATGTTGAAACCCGCGCCCGGATGCAACGTATGCGCCGCGAGCAACCCGATCAACAGCGCAATGCTCGACACCACTTCGAAATACAGCAAGGCCTTGCCACCGACCCGGCCCACCTGTTTCACGTCGTGCATGCTGGTGATCCCGGAGACCACGGTGCAGAAGATGATCGGGCCGATGATCATCTTGATCAGCTTGATAAAACCGTCGCCCAACGGCTTGAGATCGATGCCGACCTGCGGCCAGTAATGCCCGATCGCAATGCCCAGGGCGATGGCGATAAGCACCTGCACATAGAGGGTTCCCAGCAGTTTTCTGATTGTCATTTTTATTATCTCGAGACGGTTTTGGGCATGACGATCCCGCGCGGGCCAGTGACGGCTCGCGACGGGAGGTGGATTCAGGTCAGGCTGTTACGGGAGTCAGCGCAGGAAACCGAGTACTTCGGCGAGCAACAGCTCGGGGGCTTCTTCGGCGATGTAATGGCCGGCGGGCAGCGCTTTGCCACGCACGTCGGTGGCCACCCGTTGCCATTCCTTGAGTGGCTCGAAGCACCGGCCGACGGTGCCTTCGGCGCCCCACAACACCAGCAGTGGCAGATTCAAGTCGCGGCCAGCGTCGATATCCGCGCGGTCGTGTTCCAGATCGATGCTGGCGCTGGCGCGGTAATCCTCGCAGATCCCGCGTGCGGTGCCGGGCAGTTTCAGGCAGCGCAGGTATTCGCCGAACGCTTCGGGAGTGAACGGTTTGAGGCCGGCGCTACGGCTGCCCATCACGCTGCGAAGGTAGGATTCGGGATCGGCTTCGATCAGGGTTTCCGGCAACGGCGCGGGGCGGATCAGGAAGAACCAGTGCCAATAGGCGCGGGCGAATGCTTCATTGGTTTGCGCGTACATCGACAGGGTCGGGGCGATGTCCAGCAGCACCATGCGTTGCACGGCATCGGGATGATCCAGCGCCAGGCGATGCGCGACCCGGGCGCCACGGTCGTGGGCCAGCACCGAGAACCGTTCGAAGCCCAGGGACTGCATCAGCTCGACACCGTCCTTGGCCATTTCGCGTTTGGAATAATTGGTGTGGTGATCGTTGGCCGGCGGTTTGCCGCTGTCGCCATAGCCGCGCAGGTCGGCGGCGACCACGGTGAAATGCTCGGCCAGTTGCTCGGCGATCTTGTGCCAGATGACGTGGGTCTGCGGATGACCGTGCAACAACAGCAGGCCCGGCCCGCTGCCACCGATGCGGTAGGCAATGTCCACACCGTTTACGTGGCGCTGGTCTTTCAGGAATCCGGCGAACATGGGGAATGACTCCTTGTTGTAGTTGCCTGCATCCTGAAATTGTTGAGCGGTTACGGCAAGGCGCAAAGCGTGGGGTGGTTGTTCATGAAGTGTGTTCAAGGGGATGGGCGGTGTCCGGGAGGGCGCCTTCGCGAGCAAGCCCGCTCCCACAGGAGATCGGCCGTGTACACAAAATGTGTGTTCAACCCAATCCCCTGTGGGAGCGGGCTTGCTCGCGAAGAGGCCCGATCAGGCGCTGAAAATTTCAACCCTGCTGAAACATCTCCTTCGCCCGCTGCTCAATCTGTTCCTGGGTCAGGTCCTCCTTGCGTGTCGCCAGAAACCACAAATGCCCATAGGGATCCCTCAAGGTCCCCGAGCGGTCGCCGTAAAACTGATCCTTGACCTCGGACACCACCGTGCCCCCGGCGGCAATCGCCTGTTTGTAGGACTTGTCGACATCGGTCACGTACAGGTGCAACCCCACGGACGGTGACCTGTCCGGGTTGCTCAACGGTCCTTGATCGCACGGCGTGCCGAGCATGATCGGGCAGTCGCCGATGCGCAGTTCGGCATGGCCGATGCCGCCGTCGGGCATGCTCAGGCGCATGACTTCGATGGCGTTGAAGGCTTTTTTGTAGAAGTCGATGGCTTCGGCGGCTTTCTGGATGCCGAGGTAGGGGGTGATGCTGTGATAGCCCTCTGGAATGGGGTTGACGCTCATAACGGTTCTCCCTTTTTGTTGTGAGTTGAAGGTGTTCCTTCGTCGATTTCCGGTCGGATAACTATAGGTCAGCGCCATTGGCGTCACCGAGTGCCCGACGAGCAGCAACGCCACTGTTCAGCCATCAACAGTGAAGCAGCAGATTGCTCGGGTTCATCGCCGTTGATTCCGATGAAACCCCCGAAAACATTGGTCCATGCACTCGGCACAGAAGCTGCAATGACCCTCTCAAAACCCTGTTGTCGAGAGTCATG containing:
- a CDS encoding alpha/beta fold hydrolase, producing MFAGFLKDQRHVNGVDIAYRIGGSGPGLLLLHGHPQTHVIWHKIAEQLAEHFTVVAADLRGYGDSGKPPANDHHTNYSKREMAKDGVELMQSLGFERFSVLAHDRGARVAHRLALDHPDAVQRMVLLDIAPTLSMYAQTNEAFARAYWHWFFLIRPAPLPETLIEADPESYLRSVMGSRSAGLKPFTPEAFGEYLRCLKLPGTARGICEDYRASASIDLEHDRADIDAGRDLNLPLLVLWGAEGTVGRCFEPLKEWQRVATDVRGKALPAGHYIAEEAPELLLAEVLGFLR
- a CDS encoding VOC family protein, with amino-acid sequence MSVNPIPEGYHSITPYLGIQKAAEAIDFYKKAFNAIEVMRLSMPDGGIGHAELRIGDCPIMLGTPCDQGPLSNPDRSPSVGLHLYVTDVDKSYKQAIAAGGTVVSEVKDQFYGDRSGTLRDPYGHLWFLATRKEDLTQEQIEQRAKEMFQQG